From Alteromonas sp. BL110:
AAACAATTATTTTTAACACGATAACGCCTTCTTATAAGTTGTGGTCTATTTATAACAATGTGTGCGGCTATAGACAAATATTAGGGATGCCGGTCGAAACTCTCATACACTTGCAGTAATCTTTTTCCCAATCATCTACGCTATAAGGGCTTTTGCCTTGATGTCATGGCTTTGTCGCAAATCTGTTATTAGTGTGTCACGTTAAATTTGTGTAATAGACCCATGTTTCTAAATTGGGTTACACGAATGTCAATTCAGCCTTTACCTTCTTTAGCGCCGGCGCGCAGTATTCACTTTGCCGAAATACTAATGGCAAGGGAGTCTATCACTCCATTAGACGCGGGTTGTCAAAGCTACCTAATCTATAAACTTGAAAAATTTGGCTTCGTATGTGAAAAACACAAAATTAGTGGCGTTAAAAACCTCATCGCCAAATGGGGGCAGGGGCCTGTAAACCTAGCGTTCAGTGGGCATACTGATGTAGTGCCGCCAGGTTCCCTCGATAAATGGAAATCTCCGCCTTTTAGTCCAGTTATAAGTGAAAATAAGCTTTACGGTCGCGGCGCCGCCGATATGAAAACGGGTATCGCAGCCATGCTAGCGGCAACAGAGCGGACCATTGCATCTTTAGATCCTAGCCGAATATCATTCTGGTGGTTAATTACCAGCGATGAAGAAGGAGAGGCGCAATGGGGTTCAAAGTGGATAGCAGAGTATTTATCGTCTCACAATGTACAGCTTGATATGTGTTTAGTGGGTGAGCCTTCTGCATCTACAAAAACCGGTGATACGATAAAAATAGGCCGCAGAGGCTCACTTTCTGGCACTATTTATATTACTGGAAAGCAAGGCCATGTAGCCTACCCAAAGACCGCGGTCAATGCCATTCACAAAGCAAATAAAGTGGTTAACGCATTAACTGAATATCCATTTGATAAGGGAAGCGATGACTTTCCTGGCACTACGCTTCAAATAACGCACATGGACACAGGAAGCTTCACCGATAACATAGTGCCTAGTTAAGTGCGGGTAGAATTTAACATTAGGTATTCATGGCAGTTTGATCAATACACCTTGTCTACATTGCTACGCGATATTATTAAGGAGGTAGATGTAGAAGCCGATGTAAGCTTTTCAAGACCTTGCGAAGCTTATTTAAGTACACCAAATAGTGATGCACAAAAGTGCCTCATTGCTTGTGTTGAAAAAGCCATCAAAGGCGCGACAGGTCGTTACCCAGTAATAAGTACATCCGGCGGCACTTCAGATGGCCGTTTCTTTGCTAGTGAGCATACTCAGGTAGTTGAAGTTGGCGTGCCAAACACCACTATTCATCAGGTAAACGAACACATTCATATATCTGACTTGCTTACACTCGAAGATATCTACACGGATATACTTAAAAATGTTGGCGGTAGGTAATTGCTTTTGGTATGCCTAGAAAAGTAGAAAAGTAGAAAAGTAGAAAAGGGAGCTCAGTTAGGCGCTCCCTTTTTAGCTTTTGCCTAGGTCTTTATAAGAGACGTGTTTTTTCCTTTAACCTTAGGCTGTAGCTTTAAGCTGTATGTTGGTTAAATAGCGCCTACGTTTTTTCTCGGTCAGGCTTTGCACATCAACCACCACTAAACCATCGATACAGTCATTGAAATCCGGGTCGACATTAAAACCTAAGAACGCCACACCACCGTCTTTAGACAGTTCAGAGTATTGCTTATAAAGCGTTGGAACGTTAACACCCATATTAGCCAATAAATCCTTTAACTCGGTAAATTCGGCTTTGTAATCGTTACCTTTAAATTGATGCAACGCATCGTTAGCCATTTGATAAGGCCGTTTACAGGTTGCTTCCCCGAACTTTGCAGGAAAGTACGTGGAATAGAATTGTACTAGTAGATCTTTAGCGGGCTCAGGATAGGTATTGCTCAGTGATACTGCACCAAAAAGATATCGGTATTTAGGGTAGCGACCTAAAAATGCCCCGATACCAAACCACAAATAATCTAAGCTGCGTTTGCCCCAGTAGCGAGGCTGCACAAAGCTTCGTCCTAACTCTAAGCCTTGCTTAAAGAGTTTTTCGTTGTTTCTACCGTAATTAAATAAGGTTGCTGAGTAGAGTCCCGTAGGGTGGTCGGGCGCAGTCAAAAGTTCTGCATCGCCAAAGCGATAGGCGCCTACAATTTCTAAGTCGCTGTCGTCCCATAGCACAAGGTGATAATAGTAAGAGTCGTATTGATCGATGTCTCTACGTTTATTGGTGCCTTCTCCCACGGCGCGAAATGCGACTTCTCGCAAACGGCCTATCTCTCGCATAATCGGAGAGCAGCTTTTGTGCTGATACAGGTAGATAGACTTTCCGTCGCCAGTTTCACCTAAATGTTCGCAATCTCGCATAGCGCGGGCGAGCTCTTTTCTGTCTTCGGGCATAGCAATAGACGCCTGCGTTTCAAATACGCCTTTCTTGTTGCTGCCAATGCGATAAAGGTGGCGCTTAAACAGCTTTACCTGCTCTTTTAGCGGAATAGACGTTTGCTGGTATGCTTCAAAGGGGATGAGTAGCCCTATGCGCATGGGCAAGTGCTTTTTGCGTTGTTTAAACATCTCTTTTACAAGCAGAGCAGTGGCGAGTGGCTTATATACCATAGACACGCCGTAAAAAAGTGGGCTATTTTTAGCATCGATATAAACTGGCAATATTGGCGCTTTAGCTTGCTTTGCAATACGCAAAAAGCCTGTGTGCCACCGCGTGTCGCGAACACCTTGCGGGCGTAATCTAGAGACTTCACCAGCAGGGAAAATCAATATAGCACCGTCGCTTTTGAGGTGTTTTTGGATAGCCGATAAATGCTGCTTCGGTGTACCACCCTGCATATTATTTACTGGTAGCAACATATCGTGAAGAGGCTCGATAGCCATGAGCATTTCATTGGCCACTACTTTTAAGTCGTGCCGCACTTCACTAACTAGTTTAA
This genomic window contains:
- a CDS encoding GNAT family N-acyltransferase — translated: MFTVNDVLNKHYPQVANNPILFKSLSFVLRHLLHEREITEFGETYPHYEDIDFVEQVLEYFNISYSTRDVEKERIPSEGKVVIIANHPIGSLDALALIKLVSEVRHDLKVVANEMLMAIEPLHDMLLPVNNMQGGTPKQHLSAIQKHLKSDGAILIFPAGEVSRLRPQGVRDTRWHTGFLRIAKQAKAPILPVYIDAKNSPLFYGVSMVYKPLATALLVKEMFKQRKKHLPMRIGLLIPFEAYQQTSIPLKEQVKLFKRHLYRIGSNKKGVFETQASIAMPEDRKELARAMRDCEHLGETGDGKSIYLYQHKSCSPIMREIGRLREVAFRAVGEGTNKRRDIDQYDSYYYHLVLWDDSDLEIVGAYRFGDAELLTAPDHPTGLYSATLFNYGRNNEKLFKQGLELGRSFVQPRYWGKRSLDYLWFGIGAFLGRYPKYRYLFGAVSLSNTYPEPAKDLLVQFYSTYFPAKFGEATCKRPYQMANDALHQFKGNDYKAEFTELKDLLANMGVNVPTLYKQYSELSKDGGVAFLGFNVDPDFNDCIDGLVVVDVQSLTEKKRRRYLTNIQLKATA